In candidate division KSB1 bacterium, a single window of DNA contains:
- a CDS encoding pyridoxamine 5'-phosphate oxidase family protein, translating to MAVAREIMKAARYCALITVDESGQPYARTMDPFWPDDDMVIWFGTNPNSRKVKHILHDSRVVLYYFDSEASGYVSITGIARLVNDAKEKALRWKKEWQAFYPDRDRSYLLIAVEPKKLEVVSEKHNITGDLKTWTPPAIKFKSADSKSEQK from the coding sequence ATGGCGGTCGCCAGGGAAATAATGAAAGCAGCTCGCTATTGTGCGCTCATCACTGTTGACGAATCCGGGCAACCCTATGCAAGAACCATGGATCCGTTCTGGCCGGATGACGATATGGTCATCTGGTTTGGCACCAATCCAAACAGCCGTAAAGTGAAACATATTCTTCATGACTCAAGAGTTGTGCTATATTATTTTGATTCAGAAGCGTCCGGTTATGTCAGTATTACCGGGATCGCACGGCTTGTTAATGATGCGAAAGAAAAAGCTCTCCGATGGAAAAAAGAATGGCAAGCTTTCTACCCGGATCGAGACCGCAGTTATCTGCTTATTGCCGTCGAACCAAAGAAGCTTGAAGTTGTCAGTGAAAAACACAATATTACCGGTGATTTAAAGACCTGGACACCGCCTGCCATTAAGTTCAAATCTGCTGATTCAAAATCAGAGCAGAAGTAA
- a CDS encoding pentapeptide repeat-containing protein, whose translation MTLDTNKDFEDQKFHNLKNAQADLRSKTFSQCTFVNCDFTESNFTDSKFTECEFNQSNLSLATLDGCKLQDVRFSESKLVGVDFTRCNTFLFEINFHGCVLSGCNFSSLKLPGTSFKECTVKECDFVDADLTGSNFFKSNLKGSLFHHTNLSEVNLVDARDFSINPETNKLEKAKVSITEAVVLMEYLGLIIE comes from the coding sequence ATGACCCTTGACACCAACAAAGATTTCGAAGATCAGAAGTTCCATAATTTAAAAAACGCACAAGCGGATCTCAGATCAAAAACTTTTTCTCAGTGCACATTTGTAAATTGCGATTTCACCGAGAGCAACTTTACGGACAGTAAATTCACTGAGTGCGAATTTAATCAGAGCAATTTAAGCCTCGCTACGTTAGACGGCTGCAAATTGCAGGATGTTCGATTTTCGGAATCTAAGTTAGTCGGGGTCGATTTTACCAGATGTAATACGTTCTTATTTGAGATTAATTTTCACGGATGCGTGCTATCCGGCTGCAATTTTTCGAGCTTGAAATTGCCCGGCACATCATTTAAAGAATGCACGGTCAAGGAATGTGATTTTGTCGATGCCGATCTGACCGGGTCGAACTTTTTCAAATCAAATTTGAAAGGCAGCCTTTTCCACCATACCAATCTATCCGAAGTAAATTTAGTCGATGCCAGGGACTTTTCAATTAACCCGGAAACCAACAAACTGGAAAAAGCTAAGGTTTCGATTACCGAAGCGGTTGTCCTGATGGAATATTTGGGTCTTATCATTGAATAA